From a single Chiloscyllium punctatum isolate Juve2018m chromosome 31, sChiPun1.3, whole genome shotgun sequence genomic region:
- the LOC140457049 gene encoding RNA-binding protein 4-like isoform X9, whose product MVKIFIGNLPRIATKEEIKELFEKYGKLTECDIIKNYGFVHMEDKEAADEAIKNLHHHKLHGLPINVEASKSKVKTSTKLHVSNIGAECTNQELRARFEEYGPVIECDIVKDYAFVHMEREEDAMEAIRGFDGTEFKGVIKYLRVRAGSPPPVYVRVFGLCGM is encoded by the exons atggtaaAAATATTTATCGGGAATCTGCCGCGCATAGCCACGAAAGAAGAAATTAAGGAGTTATTCGAGAAGTACGGTAAACTGACAGAATGCGACATcatcaag AATTATGGCTTTGTGCACATGGAGGATAAAGAGGCAGCAGATGAGGCGATCAAGAACCTTCATCACCACAAGCTGCACGGGCTTCCCATCAATGTCGAAGCCAGCAAGAGCAAGGTGAAGACCTCCACTAAGCTGCATGTCAGTAACATCGGAGCTGAGTGCACGAACCAAGAGCTGCGAGCTAGGTTCGAAGAGTACGGACCTGTCATCGAGTGTGACATTGTCAAGGACTATGCCTTTGTGCACATGGAGCGGGAGGAAGATGCCATGGAAGCCATCAGAGGCTTTGATGGCACTGAGTTTAAAG GAGTTATTAAGTATCTCCGGGTGAGAGCCGGGTCCCCCCCCCCAGTATACGTGCGAGTCTTCGGGTTGTGCGGGATGTAG
- the LOC140457049 gene encoding RNA-binding protein 4B-like isoform X1, translating into MVKIFIGNLPRIATKEEIKELFEKYGKLTECDIIKNYGFVHMEDKEAADEAIKNLHHHKLHGLPINVEASKSKVKTSTKLHVSNIGAECTNQELRARFEEYGPVIECDIVKDYAFVHMEREEDAMEAIRGFDGTEFKGKRIHVQLSRSRLRTQPGMGEKNGCYRCGKEGHWSKECPKDRGSFDGGFPCDYPQPYPTRPISAYGERPVYDERYGMAHHYESYPAQPYAATGDPYFDRRPTQLAPVGTAMASCVPGGLDPYGRHPVLPSSPPYYNRDRSPLRQMPVAPSSTGYGFDYTQVNAAALSNRSPYDIPNTMGNAYVDRSRYSMF; encoded by the exons atggtaaAAATATTTATCGGGAATCTGCCGCGCATAGCCACGAAAGAAGAAATTAAGGAGTTATTCGAGAAGTACGGTAAACTGACAGAATGCGACATcatcaag AATTATGGCTTTGTGCACATGGAGGATAAAGAGGCAGCAGATGAGGCGATCAAGAACCTTCATCACCACAAGCTGCACGGGCTTCCCATCAATGTCGAAGCCAGCAAGAGCAAGGTGAAGACCTCCACTAAGCTGCATGTCAGTAACATCGGAGCTGAGTGCACGAACCAAGAGCTGCGAGCTAGGTTCGAAGAGTACGGACCTGTCATCGAGTGTGACATTGTCAAGGACTATGCCTTTGTGCACATGGAGCGGGAGGAAGATGCCATGGAAGCCATCAGAGGCTTTGATGGCACTGAGTTTAAAG GCAAAAGGATCCATGTCCAGCTGTCGAGGAGCCGGCTTCGGACACAACCTGGGATGGGCGAGAAAAATGGCTGTTACCGGTGCGGTAAAGAGGGCCACTGGTCTAAAGAATGCCCCAAAGATCGCGGCAGTTTTGACGGTGGATTCCCTTGCGACTACCCCCAACCTTACCCAACGCGGCCCATTTCAGCATACGGAGAGCGTCCTGTGTACGATGAGCGGTACGGGATGGCTCACCACTACGAGAGCTACCCGGCACAGCCATATGCGGCGACGGGAGACCCCTACTTTGATCGGCGGCCAACTCAGCTTGCACCTGTAGGCACCGCGATGGCCAGTTGCGTCCCTGGCGGGTTAGATCCCTATGGGAGGCACCCAGTGCTGCCCTCGTCCCCTCCCTATTACAACCGGGATAGGAGCCCTCTGCGACAGATGCCTGTGGCCCCCTCGAGCACCGGATATGGGTTTGATTACACACAAGTCAATGCGGCAGCACTGTCCAATAGATCTCCATATGACATACCGAACACAATGGGAAATGCCTACGTGGACCGTTCGCGATACTCTATGTTCTGA
- the LOC140457049 gene encoding RNA-binding protein 4B-like isoform X2 has product MRHHQDRIKPLFVRDSSPKGPRTIQNYGFVHMEDKEAADEAIKNLHHHKLHGLPINVEASKSKVKTSTKLHVSNIGAECTNQELRARFEEYGPVIECDIVKDYAFVHMEREEDAMEAIRGFDGTEFKGKRIHVQLSRSRLRTQPGMGEKNGCYRCGKEGHWSKECPKDRGSFDGGFPCDYPQPYPTRPISAYGERPVYDERYGMAHHYESYPAQPYAATGDPYFDRRPTQLAPVGTAMASCVPGGLDPYGRHPVLPSSPPYYNRDRSPLRQMPVAPSSTGYGFDYTQVNAAALSNRSPYDIPNTMGNAYVDRSRYSMF; this is encoded by the exons ATGCGACATcatcaag ataGAATAAAACCcttattcgtgcgggattcctctcctaaggggccccggaccatccag AATTATGGCTTTGTGCACATGGAGGATAAAGAGGCAGCAGATGAGGCGATCAAGAACCTTCATCACCACAAGCTGCACGGGCTTCCCATCAATGTCGAAGCCAGCAAGAGCAAGGTGAAGACCTCCACTAAGCTGCATGTCAGTAACATCGGAGCTGAGTGCACGAACCAAGAGCTGCGAGCTAGGTTCGAAGAGTACGGACCTGTCATCGAGTGTGACATTGTCAAGGACTATGCCTTTGTGCACATGGAGCGGGAGGAAGATGCCATGGAAGCCATCAGAGGCTTTGATGGCACTGAGTTTAAAG GCAAAAGGATCCATGTCCAGCTGTCGAGGAGCCGGCTTCGGACACAACCTGGGATGGGCGAGAAAAATGGCTGTTACCGGTGCGGTAAAGAGGGCCACTGGTCTAAAGAATGCCCCAAAGATCGCGGCAGTTTTGACGGTGGATTCCCTTGCGACTACCCCCAACCTTACCCAACGCGGCCCATTTCAGCATACGGAGAGCGTCCTGTGTACGATGAGCGGTACGGGATGGCTCACCACTACGAGAGCTACCCGGCACAGCCATATGCGGCGACGGGAGACCCCTACTTTGATCGGCGGCCAACTCAGCTTGCACCTGTAGGCACCGCGATGGCCAGTTGCGTCCCTGGCGGGTTAGATCCCTATGGGAGGCACCCAGTGCTGCCCTCGTCCCCTCCCTATTACAACCGGGATAGGAGCCCTCTGCGACAGATGCCTGTGGCCCCCTCGAGCACCGGATATGGGTTTGATTACACACAAGTCAATGCGGCAGCACTGTCCAATAGATCTCCATATGACATACCGAACACAATGGGAAATGCCTACGTGGACCGTTCGCGATACTCTATGTTCTGA